From the Mycobacterium noviomagense genome, the window CGCACGCGAGATGCGCCGCCTGGCGAAGGAGTTGGCAGACATCGACAGGCAGCTTGACGAGATCGAGCAATCAGACCGCTGACTGAAAGACCACGACCCGCTGAAGCGGGCCACGGTGGTACCGTCGATGTGCCAGCGGGATAGGACGAGCACAGATGAACGTCGACGACGAATCCGTGACAACGCTGGAGGACCTCAGAGGCGATCTGGCGCAACGGTACAAGTGGACACCGAGCAGCGGGGCCTCCGTCGACCCATCGGTTGTTGATGCCGACATGGCGGCCTTGGACCGCGACGGCTACGTGATTTGGGAGAACCTACTCAGCGCCGGAGACTGCCGGGAGATTCGTGACGTTGTGCGGCCCTGGCTGGGGCACACCGGGCGGAACTCGTTCGAGGGCAAGCGCACTCAGCGCGTCTACAGCGTGCTGAGCCGGACCCGGCTGTGCGACCGGCTTGTCGATCATCCGCGGGTGCTGGCCGTGCTCGACCGGTTGCTGATGCCCAACTACCTACTTTCCGCGTTGCAGGCCATCAACATTCAACCGGGCGAGTCCGCGCAGCTGGCTCACCACGACGACGGGTTCTACCCGATCCCCCGTCCCCGGGAGCCGTTGGCCGCCGCGACGATCTGGGCGATCGACGACTTCACCGCGGACAACGGGGCCACAGTTCTCTACCCGGGCAGCCACCGTTGGGGCAAGCGGCGGCCGGGCCCAGACGATCCCGCGTTACCTGTCGTGATGCCCGCCGGTTCGTGCGTGTT encodes:
- a CDS encoding phytanoyl-CoA dioxygenase family protein: MNVDDESVTTLEDLRGDLAQRYKWTPSSGASVDPSVVDADMAALDRDGYVIWENLLSAGDCREIRDVVRPWLGHTGRNSFEGKRTQRVYSVLSRTRLCDRLVDHPRVLAVLDRLLMPNYLLSALQAINIQPGESAQLAHHDDGFYPIPRPREPLAAATIWAIDDFTADNGATVLYPGSHRWGKRRPGPDDPALPVVMPAGSCVFFVGTLWHGGGANTTARDRLAVTAQYCQPWLRPMEAFTLSVSREIARAVSDDIRRMLGYSIHPPFVGAVDGLHPLRLLDQP